The genome window ATTTTCACATAAAAAACTTTCATAAGAATGTTTTTAGTAGTTCTATCTATAAttgcccaaactggaaataaccaaCATGTCTTTCAGTAGTGACTAGATTCTAGCTATAAGAAAAACTAAGTGCTGATTGCAAACTCAAATGTCAAAGAGGGCCAGGGAGATGATGTTATTACAAGAAGTAGAACAGGTGGGCTTTGTGCCCAACTGGAGATTATGTGTCTTTCCAAAGAGTGTAGGAGCAGATCATGAAGCTCTAGCCAGTTGTTACCAAGTGCAGTTGTCAAATCTATAATTTTCAAGAGGAATGAGAAACCTGTATTTTCACATGATATTTCCCAATTTCAAAGTGGTGGCAACTCCTTTAGGGAGAAGAGTCATAGCTAGGGGAGAGAGAACGGAAGGAGACTTTTCATCATAGATTGTTTTATAATTTGGACCATGTAAATATATtactcaaaaaataaattttaaatattaagaacaaaatattggcaaacattaaaaagaaaaattttaattatatgtagGTCAAATTCAGCACGTAAGTGACCGGTTTGCAATATCAGCACAAACGAATGGCCATCAAGAGAAGATGGTAAGCCTCCTAACACAGAAGGTAGTCTAATAAAGTCTGAGTGACTATCCAGAATCTTATAGAAGGCCTTCCTGCATTGAGTAGGAGGTTCCAAAGCTTATCTGTACAAAAGATTCTAGATTcttaaaatgatagaaaatgtCCTCTACAGGGTGACAAGTGAGGCAGAGCCGAATGGGAAACTACTTGTGGATGAAAATGAATCTCAGATTACAGTCATGTAGAACAAGGCTCCTGCTGGCCCATAGCTTCACAGAACTCAGCAGCCCCTGCTCTGGGCAACAGGACGGATCTACACAGGTGTGGCTGGACTACACAGGTAAGGGAGACACTCACCTTTAGTGTTATTGTGAATCTGGGGAAAACTCCCCTTTACCCAGAAAGATTGACCCCACATGTATGCGTCTGAAGTCTGGAATTTCTTCATGTTCGACAAAAACTGTTCCCAAAATCTTCCTTCAAAGTGAATGATACTtggagtggggctggggctggatgTGCTGCAATTTCCTAGATGAGAATCTAGTGACGCAGTTAGCCACCAGCTTCTGCAGGCGATTAGTTTATGGTTGGATTTCCTCCCAGACTTCAAAGAAGGAAGGGTGCTACTTGGCAGGAAAGCAGTGAACGTTGGGTTAAGACAGAGATGCCGACAAGAGGGAGGGTTCACAGAAGACAAGCTTAACCTACTGTATACACagacaaacatacaaacacacactttACCATATATATACTACATAGTTATTCAGTCAGACTACAGAGCTTCAGCTCTGGGAATCCTTCCTAGGGCCTCCCAATCTGACAGCCTTCCCCCCACATGGAAGTCTCTCCCAAGCCCTTCCACTTCCTGACACTAGTAGAAACTATTAGAAAATTTCAAGCAAAACAAATAATATCTAATATTTCCACAGTAACTACCCAGGTTTGATTATAGCTTAAACTGCTGATGTTTACAATACCTGGTAGCCGTTGAGTCCCTAGGTCGTGAATACTTAAGGTGTGCAGGTTTGTCACAGATGTGATATGCCGCTCGTCTTCTAAGGCGAGGGGACTGGCTTCCACTATGATGGAATGAATGTTCTTACAGGTGCTGAGGACCGAACTGAGGCTTCCAGCCACGCCGGCACATCTCTTAATGTACAACCTGAGGCTTGTAGCAGAGCTGAATATTTTCCCCAGGTATTTGATATCTTGCTTATTCAACTTGCAGAAATCCCGGAGTGTGACCTCCAATGTCTTGAATTCCTGCTTCCAGTTGAAGAACAAAGACACAGCCCTGCTGGGAATGTAGGTTCCTGAGGACTCCTGCATGTGGATCCTGCTTGCGTCTTCTGCGGTCTCATCCTGCGAAGCCACAGCTCCCCCGTACAGGTCTAGTTTAACAAAGTCCAGAGCACTTGCACAATTAGGCAAGTTTTCAAAGAAGTCAAATAAGTAATCAGGGATGTTCTCTGAGTTGATATGTAGGCTTTTACCATGAAAGAAAGCTTCAAATTCTTCTCTCAGGTTTGATGTGGATATACTCTCACAGAATAAATTGATGCCACACTCTGTAAAGGAGTTGATGTTTATGGCTTTCAGAATTTCTTGCACAGTGGTGCTTTTCACATTTTGCATAGATTCCTGCCTCCAGAGAGGCCTCTTGGTGACGAAAAGCCCACCGAGGCTGCCATGTTGATACACTGATGCCAGGTGTTTCAGAACAGTCCGGGTGGCTTCGGCAGATGACCCACACGTATACAGGAGCAGGTTGCTGTACTTGGATGTAATGTCTGAAATGGAAACCATTTTCTGCAAGTGACCGTTCCCCTTGGTCACCTCTGCTGGCTCTTCAGACGTCAATAAACTGCTGAGTCTGCGTCCTGCTGTGTACTCCTGGAATGATTTATGAAAGAATTTATACTTCGGCTTGAACCGTTGAGCTGTGTATTTACAGAGGAGTCCCGTTGTCAGCAGGACATCCTCGTTCACACTGGACAAGTCGTCCGGTTCAAAATCAAACCTGTGGGAGAACACACCCTCCAGAGCTAGGTCCCCACAGTGGTCCAGGCTCCGAGTGACCTCACTTGGAGCCACCCCTTTACGTTTgtgcttgtttttatttattagcaGATCGTAGAAGGCACAGAACAGTGTGGTTTGTGTGTTAGAGTGGAACTCACTTTTCCCCATCTGGATTGCACAAGTGATGACCACAAAGAGAGGGGTCTTCATCAGATTCCTCAAGCACCTGGATTTCTGAATTTGGAGCAACAAGCCTTCAGCGAGCTCCTTTATCAGCACTTCCCGGATGAGAGCCTGGGCACTGTCCTCGGTCATGTCCCCCACCTCGGCAATCAGCGCACCAAACTGCCTGATGTACCTCAGGCACTCCGTGGTGGTGGTGACGATGACCATATTCTTGAAGCGGTGGTTTTCCTTTATTAGGGCTTCGATTTCTGGGCAGTTCTGGGCCTTGAATTCATTGTAGCCATCTAGGAGAAAAAGAACCCTCTGCCGTAGCTTCAGTAGTATGGCCATGAACGTCTGCTTCCTGATTGTGTCAGGTATATCCAAGAGTTGGTCACACAGGGTTTCGAAGAGTCCACCCTGGGCCCTGCTCAGACGGAGAAATAAAACTAATTTGAACTTGGTCAGAGCCTGGCACTCTCCAGAGGCCCAGAGCATGGCGATTCGCAGCAGCAGAGTGGACTTCCCTTTGCCCGATTCCCCTTCGATGATGCAGGGGCTCTGAAGAGTGTCCAGCAGGCCACTCAGGGTCAGCTGCTCCAGACGGTGATGGTGTTGGTCCTTCCTCCACAGAACCGGTTCTGTGAAGGtgcttttcaaattaaaaataatgtcaaTATCTTCACCCAGCGGATAGTAGTTCAGAAAAGATGGGGTATGGTATAAGTCCTTTAAATCCTGAGCCAAACCATCTAAGTCTTCTTCTGACATCTGATGAAAAAGACCTGttagagaagaggaaattgaAGAGGATCCAATTCTGTGTCTCCCCAGAACCTAGAgttcaggaggaggaggaggagtgaggcTGAGAATCTTCCCTTGATGACTTTAATTTCCTTCCCCAGTTCTGAGCTGGCAGAAAGGGTTCCAAATATTTACTCCTGCTTTCCCCTGTTACCCTTTACCCTACTTGCCCTTTtgccttctgtttcttcctttccaccaCCAAATTTTGTAGCAGCTGATTGGAAAGGAGAGGAGCCAGTGTTTGGGTTAAGGAAAGTGCATGAGAATAGTGGGGATATGGTTGAGAATGATGGTCAGGGGTAACTTTCAGCAAATCAAGCCTTAACCTTGATTAAAATCTGCCAGGAGATAATTGactaatttaaagaaagaaaaactaaattaatATTTCATGAAAAGCAGAATCATGCTTCTTTAGTCAGTCAGGCTCTCTTTACCATGGTGCTTGGATTACAGAGTAGGCAGTCTGGGGGCCACTTGTCCACAGATGGTCCTCATCAGACTAAGGAATGTTGAAAACTACTACTGCACTACTGCACTGACTTCTTAAGTGCCTTCATTGTCCAGTTTGATTCTGAAGTCAGACTATGCTAAATCATTTATTCCCTTACCCTGGAGTTACTTATTTGGCTTCACCATCAAGTGACCTAGTGggagttttttgctttgttttgttttcctgagagTGTCTGAGCTTTTCCTCGACATAACCAAAGCCCAATGCCCAGTGATATGAGAGCATTGGAGGGAGGAGAGCAGAGGCTCTGTCATGGGGATTATGGATCTTCTTCATGATTTATTCTATTTGTAGAACAGCTAAAAGCAAACTAATACTTACTAAGTCCATGCAAGTCCTGAAACAGAGGATAGTTCCACTTTTCAAGGGATTTAAGAAAGAGGTTACAGGCTTCTGAACCCTTCTTCAGAATCATGTGAATGATCCCTCTGGCAGCATCCTGCTCGACCTTCTCACAGCAAATGATGTTTACTTCTTCGTAATTCAGAACATTCCATACAAATAGCTCATCCAAAATTTGCTTTGTAACAGTCACTCCCATCCTTTGAATGAGAATTTGACTGTTCTCCTTTATGAAATTCACTGAGGGGATGGGGgagaaatatacatatttattcatttatacaaAATGTGCATGTCAGCATTATGTTGCCAGGGCATTAggttcatgcatttttttttcctttgtacctATCTTGAGTTATGGAGAGGCCAAATGCTTGAATTCCAGACCCTCAAGAAAAGCTCTGTAAAGACCCTCATTCCTAACCCCAGAGTCCTTGGTGAGCAAGACGTTTTTTCTTTGATAACAAAGTAAAGTGAGCAATCCTGTCCTTGATATAAAAGCATCCCCACTAAGGTAATAGGGATAAGACGATGCGCTTTCAAGTAGGGAGACTGGCGTATGATCTGCCATTTGCTACCATCTGTGTAACCTTGGCAAGTTGCTAACCCTCTTTGAGCCTATTTCAATGCTGTGCTGCTAAATGTTGAACATACTGCCTCTCTGGGGGTAAAGGCCTGAATTCATAGCACGTACCAATCTGCATGTTATAAGTATTCCCACTGAGGCCAAATTCAAGCTAACAATGTATGTCAACTGGCtaacaaaaatcataaaaattcaaCAGTGAGCTCTCACAAAACAGTAAGAACCAGCTGTAGTACACCACTGGTTCCTTGTCTGTACAATGGAGTTGAGAACAGTATTTTACTTATGAAGTTTAATGAGAACTCATGTATAGTATTTCATACAAAGTaatagctcaataaatgttagctactatttTTAGCCATTATTCTGCTGTCAACACTCAAAGGAGTAGCACATTTTATCTCCCATAGAATTTGGTATTTTCTGAAGAGTATCACTGCAAAATAGTGGTCTGTATTCAGTTTAAGCTCTCTCATCTCTCACAGTGAGGTTCCCTGAAGAAGCTGTCTCGTTTCTGTGTCTCCCTTGCCAAGATCTAACTCTCCCAGGCAGTCCATGCCAGCTCAGAGAAGTGCCTCCCAGGTATTGTACTCTCAGACACTGTCTGCACTACTTTTCCTCTTGGGCTAGGCTGCTCCTGGTTTTCAAATCTTTCTTGACTCATCCAAGTGGATATGTCCTCCTGAAGACCCTGAGGCATCTCTGGTCTGAATTACACCATCAGGCACTCAGACCCCCAGGATCCTACCCCAGGTCCCCTTTCTCTCTGTCCCATGCAGATCTCTACTGCTAACCTCAGCTGGAATGTTACCACATCCCTGTCTACATGGCCGGTCAgcgagtctctctctctccctctggggTCTCATCTGTTTTCTTGGCTTCTACATCCTCCCTATGGAGACAACCTCTAAGTCTGATTCTAGTCACTTAGAAAGGCCTAGAGACCACTGCAAGATCACAGGACTAGCCTTTTGGAGGTGAcatttcttcagctgtaaaattaAGATATTGATACTTTAACTCTTTAAAAGGCTCAAGAAAAAGACTGAATAAAGTCACATAAGGCacagacataaaaatattttaaaatttgaaaagtgTGCTGCTATGTAACTGTAAGATGTTCTTATTACTAGCCATGGTATCTCCCTGTGTGTGGACTACCATACTCCTCTCTTATCAAGTAGTTAAGTGAAAACCAtgctgcttattcattcattcagtattcaTTCTTAGCAGAATATCTCTGTTTAGACTAGTGCTGTACAGTAGAATTTTCTGAGATGATAAACATATTCTATATTTGCTCTGTCCAGTAGTGGAGCCATtagtcacatgtggctgttgagcacttgaaatgtggctagcgtGACTGTgtgactgaattttaaattttatttagtttttgtttatttaaattcgCATTAAATAGACACATATAGCTACTTACTAGTAACTACATTGGATAGCATAGTCTACACCCA of Eschrichtius robustus isolate mEscRob2 chromosome 15, mEscRob2.pri, whole genome shotgun sequence contains these proteins:
- the NLRC4 gene encoding NLR family CARD domain-containing protein 4, producing the protein MNFIKENSQILIQRMGVTVTKQILDELFVWNVLNYEEVNIICCEKVEQDAARGIIHMILKKGSEACNLFLKSLEKWNYPLFQDLHGLSLFHQMSEEDLDGLAQDLKDLYHTPSFLNYYPLGEDIDIIFNLKSTFTEPVLWRKDQHHHRLEQLTLSGLLDTLQSPCIIEGESGKGKSTLLLRIAMLWASGECQALTKFKLVLFLRLSRAQGGLFETLCDQLLDIPDTIRKQTFMAILLKLRQRVLFLLDGYNEFKAQNCPEIEALIKENHRFKNMVIVTTTTECLRYIRQFGALIAEVGDMTEDSAQALIREVLIKELAEGLLLQIQKSRCLRNLMKTPLFVVITCAIQMGKSEFHSNTQTTLFCAFYDLLINKNKHKRKGVAPSEVTRSLDHCGDLALEGVFSHRFDFEPDDLSSVNEDVLLTTGLLCKYTAQRFKPKYKFFHKSFQEYTAGRRLSSLLTSEEPAEVTKGNGHLQKMVSISDITSKYSNLLLYTCGSSAEATRTVLKHLASVYQHGSLGGLFVTKRPLWRQESMQNVKSTTVQEILKAININSFTECGINLFCESISTSNLREEFEAFFHGKSLHINSENIPDYLFDFFENLPNCASALDFVKLDLYGGAVASQDETAEDASRIHMQESSGTYIPSRAVSLFFNWKQEFKTLEVTLRDFCKLNKQDIKYLGKIFSSATSLRLYIKRCAGVAGSLSSVLSTCKNIHSIIVEASPLALEDERHITSVTNLHTLSIHDLGTQRLPGGLTDSLGNLKNLMKLILDNIKMNEEDAIKLAEGLTNLKKMCLLRLTHLSDIGEGMDYIVKSLSAEPCDLKEIQLVSCCLSGNAVKTLAQNLHNLAKLSILDLSENHLEKGGNEALHELIDRLHILEQLNVLMLPWCSDVRVSLARLLEQLKGAPQLIKLGLRNWRLTDAEIRILGAFFEKNLLKNFQQLDLAGNCVSSDGWLAFMSVFENLKQLVFFDFSTKRLLPDASLVRKLSHVLSKLTFLQEARLVGWQFDDDDVSVIKGAFKLVTA